One window from the genome of Parabacteroides sp. FAFU027 encodes:
- a CDS encoding peptidylprolyl isomerase encodes MATLERIRSRAGLIVGVIGLALFAFIIGDFLNSGQTFFRQSKDKVVVVNGKSFSSNEFQSRIEELTTVYKMETGQSTLPEEYVSNIRESVYESLVRETLINEHATAVGLSVSSEEMFDMIQGEHISPMIQRLRIFANPQTGMFDKAALLNFLKVINDDNKDKYKGEQAEQIQELKKYWAYWQKTIKQQRLEEKYSMLLAKSVAPNTLEAKNAFEGGKKSVDFLYAMKPYFSIPDSSIQVTESELKALYDKRKESFKQDETRAVKYIAVKVAPSKDDFKEVETKINAVKQEFSTTTSVSDVVNENSDVQYVDAFMPVRTLPENVKAFVNGGSDGQVMGPYLNGNSYMMHRIVAKSVSPDSVKARHILLQITDEAKTNQLADSIMNVLKNGGDFNALSAKFSIAQNARQGGDFGWFNEEIAVKSMGAEFKDACFSTPVNGYTKVKTMYGIDVIQVTEKTAAIQKVKLASIINEVIPSKKTTGSLYGKLSQYIINNNSSSAFAENAPKSGYVVLDNKVVGQNDYNLGEVRNARQIVHWIFQASKGDVSNIFEVGSYLVAAAVDGIVKKGYSPLEVVKDRLKAEILADKKGDKIIADLKAKNINSLAGYAQAFGSRLDTAKFVSFNTARITGIGDEPALCGIAPYTAKGKLTGPIKGKSGVYVITVTNETVGNQKFDAKAEIKNLQGNYMYRLMYQMMETLKKGADIEDNRIRFY; translated from the coding sequence ATGGCTACATTAGAACGAATCCGAAGCAGAGCCGGCCTCATTGTTGGTGTCATCGGCTTGGCTTTATTTGCTTTCATCATCGGGGACTTCCTGAACTCCGGACAGACCTTTTTCCGCCAATCGAAAGATAAAGTGGTAGTAGTAAACGGAAAATCATTTTCTTCAAACGAATTCCAAAGCCGTATAGAAGAACTGACTACAGTTTACAAAATGGAAACCGGACAATCTACTCTTCCTGAAGAGTATGTTTCAAACATCCGTGAATCGGTGTATGAAAGCTTAGTACGCGAAACCCTGATTAACGAACATGCAACGGCTGTAGGCCTGAGCGTTTCATCTGAAGAGATGTTTGACATGATTCAGGGCGAGCACATTTCCCCTATGATTCAGCGCCTGCGCATTTTTGCAAATCCTCAGACCGGTATGTTCGACAAAGCAGCGCTGCTGAATTTCCTCAAAGTTATCAACGATGACAACAAGGATAAATACAAAGGCGAACAGGCTGAACAAATCCAGGAACTGAAAAAATACTGGGCTTACTGGCAAAAAACCATCAAGCAACAACGTCTGGAAGAGAAATACAGCATGTTGCTGGCTAAATCGGTTGCTCCTAATACACTTGAAGCTAAAAACGCATTCGAAGGAGGTAAAAAAAGCGTAGATTTCCTTTACGCAATGAAGCCATACTTCTCTATTCCTGATTCATCGATCCAGGTAACTGAAAGCGAACTGAAAGCTCTTTACGACAAACGCAAAGAAAGCTTCAAACAGGATGAAACCCGTGCGGTTAAATACATTGCAGTTAAAGTTGCTCCAAGCAAGGACGACTTCAAAGAAGTTGAAACTAAAATCAACGCGGTTAAACAGGAATTCTCTACTACAACTTCAGTATCTGACGTTGTAAACGAAAACTCGGATGTTCAATATGTTGACGCATTCATGCCTGTAAGAACCCTTCCTGAAAACGTTAAAGCATTCGTTAACGGAGGCTCAGACGGACAGGTGATGGGACCATACCTGAATGGAAACTCTTATATGATGCACCGCATTGTTGCTAAATCTGTTTCTCCGGACTCTGTTAAAGCCCGTCATATCTTACTTCAAATCACCGATGAAGCTAAAACCAACCAATTGGCTGACAGTATCATGAATGTATTGAAAAACGGTGGTGACTTCAATGCCCTTTCAGCTAAGTTCTCAATCGCTCAAAACGCTCGTCAGGGCGGCGACTTCGGTTGGTTCAACGAAGAAATTGCAGTGAAGAGCATGGGTGCAGAATTCAAGGATGCATGTTTCAGCACTCCGGTTAATGGCTATACCAAAGTTAAAACAATGTACGGCATCGACGTAATTCAGGTTACTGAAAAAACGGCTGCTATCCAGAAAGTAAAACTGGCTTCTATCATTAATGAAGTTATCCCAAGTAAAAAGACAACCGGTTCTCTTTACGGTAAACTCAGCCAGTATATCATCAACAACAACTCAAGTTCGGCATTTGCGGAAAACGCGCCAAAAAGCGGTTACGTTGTTCTTGACAATAAAGTAGTAGGACAAAACGATTACAATCTCGGAGAGGTACGAAATGCCCGTCAGATTGTACACTGGATATTCCAAGCATCTAAAGGTGATGTTTCAAATATCTTCGAAGTAGGAAGTTATCTGGTAGCTGCTGCTGTCGATGGTATCGTGAAAAAAGGATACTCTCCGCTTGAAGTGGTTAAAGACAGACTGAAAGCAGAAATCCTGGCTGACAAGAAAGGGGATAAAATCATTGCAGACCTGAAAGCGAAAAACATCAATTCACTCGCCGGCTATGCACAAGCGTTTGGAAGTCGTCTTGACACAGCGAAATTTGTAAGCTTCAACACTGCCCGCATCACCGGTATCGGCGATGAACCTGCCCTGTGTGGTATCGCACCTTACACTGCTAAAGGAAAACTAACAGGCCCAATCAAAGGTAAAAGTGGTGTATACGTTATCACTGTTACCAACGAAACTGTAGGCAACCAGAAGTTTGACGCCAAAGCAGAGATAAAAAATCTTCAGGGCAACTACATGTATCGCCTGATGTATCAGATGATGGAAACCCTGAAAAAAGGAGCTGACATCGAAGACAACAGAATCAGATTCTATTAA
- a CDS encoding hemolysin family protein, with the protein MLFPGLVIFLTFSVFFAGIEISFLSANKLRLELCMKENGISGSILKHYFKHPVNFITTLQVGYFISIVGFILFFSKIALPFLQSFCHSNFTLTLILILINAFAVLIIGEFIPRTLFRLNSIGWIRTLSYPLALLYLILTPCCKAASFISIKLLALCGVKRTGSDRQESFGKVDLDNMIRKSIDEASNTAEIEPEVKIFRNALDFSKIRLRDCIVPRSEIVAVEWNEKLEHLLDIFIETGLSKIIVFRENLDNILGYIHTSEMFEKPVDWHSCITQIPMVPETMTANKLMKQLMAEKKSIAAVLDEFGAVAGIVTMEDLVEEIFGEIEDEHDTQTYISKQVGNNEYIFSGKIEIDKINAQYHLNLEENEAYTTLAGLILFHHHKFPKPNETIDIRTHSFKIIKVSATRIDLIRLKVT; encoded by the coding sequence ATGCTTTTTCCCGGTTTAGTCATATTTCTGACCTTTTCCGTATTTTTTGCTGGCATCGAAATTTCATTTCTGTCGGCCAATAAACTACGGCTGGAGCTCTGTATGAAAGAAAACGGGATATCCGGCAGCATACTGAAGCACTATTTCAAACATCCAGTCAACTTCATCACAACTCTCCAGGTCGGATATTTCATCTCAATCGTCGGCTTCATCCTCTTTTTCAGCAAGATTGCGCTTCCATTCCTGCAATCTTTCTGTCACAGCAATTTCACGTTGACACTCATTTTAATATTAATCAATGCGTTTGCGGTTCTCATTATCGGTGAATTTATTCCCCGCACGCTCTTCCGGTTAAATTCCATCGGCTGGATACGTACACTTTCCTATCCGCTGGCCCTACTCTATTTAATACTTACCCCATGCTGCAAAGCAGCCTCATTTATTAGCATTAAACTGCTTGCCTTATGTGGCGTAAAACGAACCGGCAGCGACAGACAAGAGTCTTTTGGAAAAGTCGACCTGGATAATATGATCCGGAAAAGCATTGACGAAGCCTCTAATACTGCAGAAATTGAACCGGAAGTAAAAATATTCCGGAACGCACTTGACTTCTCCAAAATCAGACTCAGGGATTGCATCGTCCCCCGCTCTGAAATCGTGGCCGTGGAATGGAACGAAAAGCTGGAGCATCTGCTGGATATTTTTATCGAAACCGGCTTATCCAAGATAATCGTCTTCCGCGAAAACCTTGACAATATTCTGGGATATATCCATACCTCGGAGATGTTTGAGAAGCCGGTCGATTGGCATTCTTGCATCACTCAGATCCCAATGGTCCCCGAGACAATGACAGCCAACAAGCTCATGAAGCAATTGATGGCAGAAAAGAAAAGCATTGCGGCCGTCCTTGATGAATTCGGCGCCGTGGCCGGTATTGTTACGATGGAAGACCTGGTAGAAGAGATTTTCGGGGAAATTGAAGATGAACATGACACGCAAACCTACATCTCGAAACAGGTAGGCAACAACGAATATATTTTCTCCGGAAAAATAGAAATCGATAAAATCAACGCCCAATACCACCTGAATCTTGAAGAAAACGAAGCCTACACGACACTGGCAGGCTTAATACTGTTTCACCACCACAAATTCCCTAAACCAAACGAAACCATTGATATAAGGACACATAGCTTTAAAATCATCAAAGTATCGGCCACCAGAATCGACCTGATACGGCTTAAAGTGACATAA